One Thermoanaerobacter kivui genomic window, ATAGGAGTAACTGTTATTAAGTTATTAGAGAAGAAATTTGGGAATGTTCCTGAAGAATATGTAAAGAAAATAGATGGTGCAAACAGGGAAACGTTGATGGATATTGTTGACAATATATTTGATATAGATAAGATAGAGGATTTAGATAAGTTTTTGAAATAAGGGCACTATGAAAGGTAGTGTCTTTATTTTTTATGGAAATATAAAGGATTTTCAATAAATTTATAGAATAGATAATATAACATACATTGATGTAGTTTTAGGGGGACTTAGGATGAAGATTGAGGATTTAAAAGGAAAATTGTTTGAGGACAATTATATTAACATTGCTATTGAGGAGTATTTAAAATTCAAGGAAACTAATGTTTATGATGAAGCATACAAAAGACAGATTTTAAGTGAACTGAATAATTATTTAAAAGATAAAAGGATTACTTCTGAAAATATTATTGAAATAGTCGAATATTTTCAGAAGAAAAATCCGCCAAGAGGTAGTTTTGTTCACTGGAGTAATTTGGATGACCTATATAAATATGCTAAAGAAAGACCTGTTGAAGTAGCTGAGTTGTTAAATTATTTATATGAGGAATCGGTAGAGGTCGGCGATAGAATAGAAAGATTTTTAAATACGGCTAAAAGTTATAATTTGTCAATTAAATTGGGTACTTCGCTTTTTGGATATTTGTTAGCAGGATTTAATATGAGAAAATATCCCCTATTTAAAGATAGCATATTTAAGGATTTTCTGGATTCTTTTGGTATTAAAGAAATTTTTGGTGATATACCTACTAAATATTCTGCCTACTACAATCTTTGCCTTATTTTACTTGATTATTTTAAAGAAAAGGACTACATAAAAAATCCTGATATGATGGATGTCCAAGATTTTATTTTTTGTATGTCTCCGAAAGACGGTTATAAAGATTTGTATGTTAAGGTTAGTGTAAGGTATCTTTATGAACATGCTAAAATACTTGATTCTTTTAACAGGGATGATAAAGTTTTTATAGATTATATAAATAAACTGGACAGAGATTATATAGGGGAAATGTATGATAGGTATAGAGATACAGAAAAAGTAAATGAGATAAGGTTTGAAGTTTGCAAAAAAGTAATAAACGATGGGAGTATAAGTATTGAAGATTTGGAAGAAATAAAGAGTAAAGTTTCAAGCAAACATAAAAAAGACATATTAAAGTCATGGAATAATTTTAAAATATTATTTCCATTTTATTATGAAAAATACAAAAAAAAGATAAATATAGAGCTTAGGAAAATCTATGATAGTGTTAAATCTATTGAAACTTTTAGAGGATATGACTTCAAAGAAAACGAATATATTTGTGACTTTTATGGTCCACAAAATTTTGGTGGTACAAGATCTTGGTTTGCCATATATTCCAAGGATAAAGATACTCACAAGGATTCGGCTCAATTGTTTTTTAGCCTTGAAAACAAAGAGATTTCATATGGTCTGTATATTGGTTCTAATCTTAGAAAGATTGATGAAGTGATAAAAGATGATATTGATAGTGTTAATGATGTAGAGGAGTTTACGTACAACAAAATGGAAAAGAAATTTGTTGAAGTTTTTGACAGGTTTAAGGAAATAAATGAATCTACTCAAGTAAAAGCGGATAATGGTGACAATGTTGCTAAAGACGATGGTGAAAATATCTCAGAAGATGTGATAAGCTTGGGGGTTGATTTTAATAAAGAAATCAAGATCAGAAAGTTATTTTTTGAGGATGCCGATATCTTGGCAAAGCGAATATCTACTGCCTTGAAATCAGGTAAACACATAATTCTTGTAGGACCTCCTGGCACAGGTAAGTCTAAGTTGGCTAAGGAAATATGTGAAAGCTATGAAGTAGATTATGAAATGGTGACAGCTATGTCTGATTGGTCTACCTATGACACTATTGGGGGTT contains:
- a CDS encoding AAA family ATPase, encoding MKIEDLKGKLFEDNYINIAIEEYLKFKETNVYDEAYKRQILSELNNYLKDKRITSENIIEIVEYFQKKNPPRGSFVHWSNLDDLYKYAKERPVEVAELLNYLYEESVEVGDRIERFLNTAKSYNLSIKLGTSLFGYLLAGFNMRKYPLFKDSIFKDFLDSFGIKEIFGDIPTKYSAYYNLCLILLDYFKEKDYIKNPDMMDVQDFIFCMSPKDGYKDLYVKVSVRYLYEHAKILDSFNRDDKVFIDYINKLDRDYIGEMYDRYRDTEKVNEIRFEVCKKVINDGSISIEDLEEIKSKVSSKHKKDILKSWNNFKILFPFYYEKYKKKINIELRKIYDSVKSIETFRGYDFKENEYICDFYGPQNFGGTRSWFAIYSKDKDTHKDSAQLFFSLENKEISYGLYIGSNLRKIDEVIKDDIDSVNDVEEFTYNKMEKKFVEVFDRFKEINESTQVKADNGDNVAKDDGENISEDVISLGVDFNKEIKIRKLFFEDADILAKRISTALKSGKHIILVGPPGTGKSKLAKEICESYEVDYEMVTAMSDWSTYDTIGGYRPEVDGTLYFDEGIFLRLFKDKKNNAPTNKWLIIDEINRADIDKAFGSLFSALTGDKVTLSFKSKSGNNIVLRPQQDNEKIEPNDYEYIIPKDFRIIGTINTYDKTSLYEMSYAFMRRFAFIPVGVPQNIDKDLIERYLNIWGIEDRVINNVDLKEGLAEVWSIINKYRKIGPAIIKDIAKYVSEEGDYTSAIILYVLPQFEGLMVNEIKKFAEELYGCSIKDFINIEQRKRLDSFIEDFFGV